The following proteins come from a genomic window of Sorex araneus isolate mSorAra2 chromosome 1, mSorAra2.pri, whole genome shotgun sequence:
- the ZBTB43 gene encoding zinc finger and BTB domain-containing protein 43, whose protein sequence is MEPGTNSFRVEFPDFSSTILQKLNQQRQQGQLCDVSIVVQGHIFRAHKAVLAASSPYFCDQVLLKNSRRIVLPDVMNPRVFENILLSSYTGRLVMPAPEIVSYLTAASFLQMWHVVDKCTEVLEGNPTVLCQKLNHGSDHQSPSSSSYNGLVESFELGSGGHADFPKAQELRDGENEEESTKDELSSQLTEHEYLPSNSSTEHDRLSTEMASQDGEEGASDSAEFHYTRPMYSKPSIMAHKRWIHVKPERFEQACEGMDVHAPYDEHQVTESINTMQTEHSVQPSGVEEDFHIGEKKVEAEFDEQADESNYDEQVDFYGSSMEEFAGERSDGNLLGHRQEAALAAGYSENIEMVTGIKEEASHLGFSATDKLYPCQCGKSFTHKSQRDRHMSMHLGLRPYGCGVCGKKFKMKHHLVGHMKIHTGIKPYECNICAKRFMWRDSFHRHVTSCTKSYEAAKAEQNTTEAN, encoded by the coding sequence ATGGAGCCTGGAACAAACTCTTTTCGAGTGGAATTTCCtgatttttccagcaccattttgCAGAAGCTAAACCAGCAGCGCCAGCAAGGACAATTAtgtgacgtctccattgttgtCCAGGGCCACATTTTCCGGGCACACAAAGCTGTCCTTGCTGCCAGCTCACCCTATTTTTGTGACCAAGTGCTCCTGAAAAACAGCAGGAGGATCGTTTTGCCCGATGTGATGAACCCCAGGGTGTTTGAGAATATCCTCCTCTCGAGCTACACGGGCCGCCTGGTGATGCCTGCGCCCGAGATTGTTAGTTACTTAACAGCAGCTAGCTTCCTCCAGATGTGGCACGTGGTAGACAAGTGCACAGAGGTGTTGGAGGGGAACCCCACCGTGCTCTGCCAGAAGCTCAACCACGGCAGTGACCACCAgtcccccagcagcagcagctacAACGGCCTGGTGGAGAGCTTTGAGCTGGGCTCCGGGGGCCATGCCGACTTCCCCAAGGCCCAGGAACTGAGGGACGGCGAGAACGAAGAGGAAAGCACCAAAGACGAGCTGTCATCTCAACTCACTGAGCACGAGTACCTTCCCAGCAACTCCTCCACCGAGCACGACCGGCTGAGCACGGAAATGGCGAGTCAggacggggaggagggggccagcGACAGCGCGGAGTTCCACTACACCCGGCCCATGTACAGCAAACCCAGCATCATGGCGCACAAGCGCTGGATCCACGTGAAGCCCGAGCGCTTCGAGCAGGCGTGCGAGGGCATGGACGTGCACGCCCCCTACGACGAGCACCAGGTCACCGAGTCCATCAACACCATGCAGACGGAGCACTCGGTCCAGCCGTCAGGGGTGGAGGAGGACTTCCACATCGGGGAGAAGAAGGTGGAGGCCGAGTTCGACGAGCAGGCGGACGAGAGCAATTACGACGAGCAGGTGGATTTCTATGGCTCTTCCATGGAAGAGTTTGCCGGGGAGAGGTCGGACGGGAACCTACTCGGGCACAGACAGGAGGCTGCCCTGGCAGCCGGCTACAGCGAGAATATTGAGATGGTCACGGGGATCAAGGAAGAAGCTTCCCACCTGGGCTTCTCCGCCACCGACAAGCTCTATCCCTGCCAGTGTGGGAAGAGTTTCACTCACAAGAGCCAGCGAGACCGACACATGAGCATGCACCTCGGCCTCCGGCCCTACGGCTGTGGCGTCTGTGGCAAGAAATTCAAGATGAAGCATCACCTCGTGGGCCACATGAAAATCCATACTGGCATAAAGCCGTATGAGTGTAATATCTGTGCAAAGAGATTTATGTGGCGGGACAGTTTCCATAGGCATGTAACTTCTTGTACCAAGTCTTACGAAGCTGCAAAGGCTGAGCAGAATACAACTGAGGCTAACTAA